The following proteins are encoded in a genomic region of Candidatus Methanoperedens sp.:
- a CDS encoding DUF4386 domain-containing protein, which produces MKKTARITGILFILGFAGVVTAALTVPILNAPDYLVKISENEKQVTMGAFFQFIMAAACAGIGISLYPVLKKYNEGLALGAAGFRIIEAVFHIVGVVILLLLVTLSQEFVKAGAPDSSYFQIAGVLLQAGIKWLNDVVVLLAWSTGAMMYYYIFYQTRLIPGWLAGWGIVGITLTIIGSILVLFRFIPTIQIVFVAPIALQEIVLAVWLITKGFNPTAIDADSAGQK; this is translated from the coding sequence ATGAAAAAGACCGCAAGAATTACAGGCATATTATTTATTCTCGGGTTTGCAGGCGTGGTGACCGCTGCGCTTACCGTGCCTATTCTGAATGCTCCGGATTATCTTGTCAAAATCTCCGAAAATGAAAAACAAGTAACCATGGGCGCGTTTTTTCAGTTTATTATGGCTGCTGCATGCGCAGGTATTGGAATTTCGCTGTATCCGGTTTTAAAAAAATATAATGAAGGCCTGGCTCTTGGGGCGGCTGGTTTCCGGATTATCGAGGCAGTATTCCATATTGTTGGTGTGGTCATCCTGTTATTACTGGTGACATTAAGCCAGGAATTCGTAAAAGCCGGAGCTCCGGATTCATCGTATTTTCAAATCGCAGGTGTATTATTACAGGCAGGGATTAAATGGTTGAATGATGTGGTGGTATTGTTAGCCTGGAGCACTGGGGCTATGATGTATTATTATATATTCTATCAAACAAGACTCATTCCCGGATGGTTAGCAGGTTGGGGTATTGTCGGAATCACATTGACCATTATAGGGAGCATATTAGTTTTGTTTCGTTTCATCCCTACGATACAAATCGTTTTTGTTGCCCCTATAGCCTTGCAAGAAATAGTCTTAGCGGTATGGCTGATAACCAAAGGATTCAATCCAACCGCAATCGATGCCGATTCTGCAGGGCAGAAATAA